Proteins encoded together in one bacterium window:
- a CDS encoding helix-turn-helix transcriptional regulator, with translation MIDIAEKNEFKSGALKVLVLAELAKGENYGWGIAEAIKASGGGDFTLRVESLYPVLHALEIDGALESRWVEADNGRPRKLYSLTAKGRRLKDRLVGDYLKTAEATLRVIGSSLAGEG, from the coding sequence GTGATTGATATAGCTGAGAAGAACGAGTTCAAGAGCGGTGCGCTGAAGGTGCTCGTCCTGGCCGAGCTGGCCAAGGGCGAGAACTACGGCTGGGGCATCGCCGAGGCGATAAAGGCCTCCGGCGGCGGCGACTTCACGCTGCGCGTCGAAAGCCTTTACCCCGTCCTGCACGCGCTGGAGATCGACGGCGCGCTCGAAAGCCGTTGGGTGGAGGCCGACAACGGCCGGCCGCGCAAGCTGTACTCGCTCACGGCGAAAGGGCGCAGGCTGAAAGACAGGCTGGTCGGTGACTACCTGAAGACCGCGGAAGCGACGCTGCGGGTCATCGGCAGTTCGCTCGCCGGGGAGGGATAG